The following proteins are encoded in a genomic region of Mycobacterium kiyosense:
- a CDS encoding (2Fe-2S)-binding protein, translated as MSHDSLVTKPDSGHWTDAYPELGRGPVSLQDCVSEDFYEKEREHVFKKSWLYVGRVERVPRTGSYFTRELKVLNTSIIIVRGKDDVIRAFHNICPHRGNKMLWEDDPFKEVSGRAPLLYCRFHGWRYKLDGTLHAATRKDLLLDFDADSCRVPAVQCEVWQGFIFINLDPHNTEPLRSFLGALAHGIEGYPFDGPHQIYRFSAELQCNWKIFVDSFAESYHGPYLHASSFGNLTAEAKEALDKPNPFTDALAYQLSGPHRMFSFAGEPSRRTPYSKPIECVMEASAAGPWNKRLDRGPMPPGINPTRAEKYGFDSFQFFPNFVLIFGSSGFTTHAHWPTGPHSHLFEVEMFYQPPKTHKERLGQELTVTFLNDIILEDASPSEGLQAMLNSGVLTHFTMNDEEILLRHLHKVVADYVAAGEREKAGQQ; from the coding sequence ATGAGTCACGACAGCCTGGTGACCAAACCCGACAGCGGACACTGGACCGACGCGTATCCCGAGCTCGGCCGCGGTCCGGTGTCGCTTCAGGACTGCGTATCCGAGGATTTCTACGAGAAGGAACGCGAGCACGTCTTCAAGAAGAGCTGGCTTTACGTCGGCCGGGTCGAGCGGGTCCCTCGGACGGGAAGCTACTTCACCCGCGAACTCAAGGTGTTGAACACTTCGATCATCATCGTGCGCGGCAAGGACGATGTGATTCGCGCCTTCCACAACATCTGCCCGCACCGCGGCAACAAGATGCTGTGGGAAGACGATCCCTTCAAAGAGGTCTCCGGTCGTGCGCCACTGCTGTACTGCCGCTTCCACGGCTGGCGGTACAAGCTGGACGGCACCCTGCACGCCGCCACTCGTAAAGACTTGCTGCTGGACTTCGACGCCGACAGCTGCCGGGTGCCCGCGGTGCAATGCGAGGTGTGGCAAGGATTCATCTTCATCAACCTCGACCCGCACAACACCGAACCGCTGCGGTCGTTCCTCGGGGCGCTGGCCCACGGCATCGAGGGCTACCCGTTTGACGGGCCGCATCAGATCTACCGGTTTTCGGCCGAATTGCAGTGCAACTGGAAGATATTCGTCGACAGCTTCGCCGAGAGTTACCACGGCCCGTATCTGCACGCGTCCTCGTTCGGCAACCTCACCGCTGAGGCCAAAGAGGCGCTGGACAAGCCGAACCCGTTCACCGATGCGCTGGCCTACCAGCTCAGCGGCCCGCACCGGATGTTCTCGTTCGCCGGTGAGCCGTCGCGGCGGACGCCGTATTCGAAGCCGATCGAGTGCGTGATGGAGGCAAGCGCCGCAGGCCCCTGGAACAAGAGGCTCGATCGGGGTCCGATGCCCCCCGGAATCAATCCGACGCGCGCCGAAAAGTACGGGTTCGATTCGTTCCAGTTCTTCCCCAACTTCGTGCTCATCTTCGGCTCGTCGGGTTTCACCACCCACGCGCACTGGCCGACCGGCCCGCACTCGCACCTGTTCGAAGTCGAAATGTTCTATCAGCCTCCCAAGACGCACAAGGAGCGACTGGGCCAGGAACTCACCGTGACGTTCCTCAACGACATCATCCTCGAAGACGCGAGTCCGTCCGAGGGCCTGCAGGCGATGCTCAACAGCGGTGTCCTCACACACTTTACGATGAATGACGAAGAGATCCTGCTGCGCCATCTACACAAGGTGGTCGCCGACTACGTCGCGGCCGGAGAGCGGGAGAAAGCGGGGCAACAGTGA
- the rsbV_2 gene encoding anti-anti-sigma factor, giving the protein MPTLLTLDTAHSEDGKHLLIAAGEIDLSNIDAFKNALASATAEAANTGSPLTVDLSAVEYLDSAAINALFAHADGIRLIAHPLLLSALTVSGLAELVNIENASAATESN; this is encoded by the coding sequence ATGCCCACGTTGCTCACCCTTGACACGGCGCATTCCGAAGACGGCAAACACCTGCTGATCGCGGCCGGGGAAATCGACCTGAGCAATATCGACGCGTTCAAGAACGCTCTGGCCTCGGCCACCGCCGAGGCCGCGAACACCGGCAGTCCGCTCACGGTCGACCTCAGTGCGGTGGAATACCTGGACAGCGCCGCGATCAACGCGTTGTTCGCGCACGCTGACGGCATTCGTCTCATTGCTCATCCGCTGCTGCTGTCCGCCCTCACCGTGAGCGGCCTGGCCGAGCTCGTTAACATCGAAAACGCCTCTGCGGCAACGGAATCTAACTGA
- a CDS encoding DUF3072 domain-containing protein, protein MNDDRRQAPRENPEKDTSEWVTGDEPMTGPQRSYLETLAQEAGRDVPGDLTKAKASELIDELQQQTGRGAR, encoded by the coding sequence GTGAATGACGACCGGCGGCAGGCGCCGCGAGAAAACCCGGAGAAGGACACGTCCGAGTGGGTCACCGGCGACGAGCCGATGACCGGACCGCAGCGCAGCTATCTGGAGACGTTGGCGCAGGAGGCTGGACGCGACGTCCCCGGCGATTTGACCAAGGCGAAAGCCTCGGAACTCATCGACGAGTTACAGCAGCAGACGGGACGCGGTGCCCGCTGA
- a CDS encoding LysR family transcriptional regulator, translated as MQNRNTLLHSWNKLMDQNPPFDLGALLIFGKVVESRSLSKAAALLGMPKSTVSRKLAKLEADLGIKLLRKNTHQLTVTDLGEKVYRHTVNILNEANSVRALAEASRQEPQGELRVAMPVFLGIDYASRVGATFLRRYPHSRLDIRLVDSMVDPVKDGFDVVFGPGPLQDSTLIARKVFDLNLFLCASAKFVQGLGEPITAPSQLNDLPFIDFGFGGPRKLTVTRGRRRHELSPPVRARANNFQVCKQYILQGLGFGAMPTQIICADELHEGTIVPVLPDWDVEPVAVHMIYPFELSFSTLISAFYDTACQIIAENIARSQDLESGAS; from the coding sequence ATGCAGAACCGCAACACCCTGTTGCATAGTTGGAACAAGCTCATGGACCAGAACCCGCCCTTCGACCTCGGCGCCCTGCTGATCTTCGGCAAGGTTGTCGAGAGCCGCAGCCTTTCGAAGGCGGCGGCGCTGCTGGGCATGCCCAAATCCACCGTCAGCCGCAAACTGGCGAAGCTGGAGGCTGACCTGGGCATCAAGCTGTTGCGTAAGAACACCCACCAGCTCACCGTCACCGACCTTGGCGAGAAGGTCTACCGGCACACGGTCAACATCCTCAACGAGGCCAACAGTGTGCGCGCGCTGGCGGAGGCCAGCCGACAAGAACCGCAGGGCGAGCTGCGCGTGGCGATGCCGGTGTTCCTCGGTATCGACTACGCATCTCGAGTGGGCGCCACATTTCTGCGGCGCTATCCGCACTCGCGCTTGGACATCCGGTTGGTCGACAGCATGGTCGACCCCGTCAAGGATGGCTTCGACGTGGTGTTCGGTCCTGGGCCACTGCAGGATTCGACGTTGATCGCCCGAAAAGTGTTCGACCTCAACCTGTTTCTGTGCGCCTCAGCAAAGTTCGTGCAGGGCCTGGGAGAGCCCATCACCGCGCCGTCACAGTTGAACGACCTGCCCTTCATCGACTTCGGCTTCGGCGGTCCGCGCAAGCTCACGGTCACCCGGGGTAGAAGACGACACGAGTTGTCGCCGCCGGTGCGCGCACGCGCCAACAACTTTCAGGTCTGCAAGCAGTACATCCTGCAGGGGCTGGGGTTCGGCGCAATGCCCACCCAGATCATCTGCGCCGACGAACTGCACGAGGGCACCATCGTCCCAGTCCTGCCGGACTGGGACGTCGAACCGGTGGCGGTGCACATGATCTACCCCTTCGAGCTCTCGTTCTCGACCTTGATCAGCGCCTTCTACGACACGGCTTGCCAGATCATCGCCGAGAACATCGCCCGGAGCCAGGACCTGGAAAGCGGGGCAAGCTAA
- a CDS encoding F420-dependent oxidoreductase, translated as MKFGIATFVNDDSIDTVTLARAIEERGFESLMVAEHTHIPASRESPYPLGGELPKIYYRTLDPFVTLAAAAAVTSKIELFTGIALLIQRDPIITAKEAASIDVISGGRFVFGVGAGWNIEEMRDHGTDPKTRGALLDERIEAIKALWADEPAEYHGTYVDFPPSYSRPKPVRKPHPPIFFGGDSAATFKRVVRHQAGWLSNPFPIEHVTRRVPQLRDAAGHDVPMAMFGTPKDPDYWQAAEELGFGQLGLLLPTKPRDDSLRRLDEFADLIAKYRA; from the coding sequence TCGGGATCGCAACGTTCGTCAACGACGACAGCATCGACACGGTGACGCTGGCGCGTGCGATCGAAGAGCGCGGATTCGAGTCGTTGATGGTCGCCGAGCACACCCACATTCCGGCCAGTCGGGAATCGCCGTATCCGCTGGGCGGTGAGCTGCCGAAGATCTACTACCGCACCCTGGACCCCTTCGTCACGCTCGCCGCCGCCGCGGCCGTGACGTCGAAGATCGAGTTGTTCACCGGCATCGCCCTGCTCATTCAGCGTGACCCGATCATCACTGCCAAGGAAGCGGCGAGCATCGATGTGATCTCTGGGGGCCGGTTCGTGTTCGGCGTCGGGGCCGGCTGGAATATCGAGGAAATGCGCGACCACGGCACCGACCCGAAGACGCGCGGGGCGCTGCTGGACGAGCGCATCGAGGCCATCAAGGCGCTGTGGGCTGACGAGCCCGCCGAATATCACGGCACCTATGTCGATTTCCCCCCGTCGTACAGCCGGCCCAAACCCGTTCGCAAACCGCATCCACCGATCTTTTTCGGCGGAGATTCGGCCGCGACGTTCAAGCGGGTGGTGCGGCATCAGGCCGGTTGGCTCTCCAACCCGTTCCCGATCGAGCACGTCACCCGCCGGGTGCCGCAGTTGCGCGACGCCGCCGGGCACGACGTGCCGATGGCGATGTTCGGCACACCGAAAGACCCCGATTATTGGCAGGCCGCCGAAGAGCTGGGATTCGGTCAGCTGGGGTTGCTGCTGCCCACCAAACCGCGGGACGACTCGCTGCGGCGCCTGGACGAATTCGCGGACCTCATAGCGAAATATCGCGCCTAG
- a CDS encoding taurine catabolism dioxygenase — protein sequence MGLGSAQLEIVDLTTTIGSEIRTDLDTLLSGAQAPAIRDILERRGVVFFRGLDIGDEQQVAIAKTLGTVVANEGAGGINKISLDENVNARAKYLQGSMFWHFDGSLQPLPNLATLLRAVQLSRTGGQTEFCNTYAAYEDLSDADKKALAELRVVHSAERSQYYVTPEMSYAEIAMWQKSPTKVCPIVWTHQSGRKSLLLGATADYVLGMSVGDSRALLARLRDWATQPRYVYRHDWQPGDLLIWDNTGTMHRVLPYAADSGRLMHRTILAGEEPLE from the coding sequence ATGGGACTCGGCTCGGCGCAGCTGGAAATCGTCGACCTCACAACGACTATCGGTAGCGAAATCAGAACCGACCTCGACACGCTGCTCAGCGGCGCGCAGGCCCCGGCTATCCGCGACATCCTGGAGCGGCGTGGTGTGGTGTTCTTTCGCGGATTGGACATCGGCGACGAGCAGCAGGTCGCCATCGCCAAGACGCTGGGTACCGTGGTCGCCAACGAGGGCGCCGGCGGCATCAACAAGATCTCGCTGGACGAGAACGTGAACGCCCGCGCCAAATATCTTCAGGGATCGATGTTTTGGCATTTCGACGGGTCGCTGCAGCCGCTACCGAATTTGGCCACGTTGTTGCGCGCGGTACAGCTTTCCCGGACCGGCGGTCAGACCGAATTCTGCAACACCTATGCGGCTTACGAGGACCTTTCCGATGCCGACAAGAAAGCACTGGCAGAGCTGCGCGTAGTGCACAGTGCCGAACGGTCACAGTATTACGTCACCCCGGAGATGAGTTACGCCGAGATCGCGATGTGGCAGAAGTCGCCGACCAAGGTGTGCCCGATCGTGTGGACCCACCAGTCCGGCCGCAAATCGCTGCTGCTGGGCGCCACCGCCGACTACGTCTTGGGGATGTCGGTAGGGGACAGCCGTGCATTACTTGCGCGCCTGCGCGATTGGGCCACCCAGCCCCGGTACGTCTACCGGCACGACTGGCAGCCGGGTGATCTGCTGATCTGGGATAACACCGGAACGATGCACCGGGTGCTGCCGTATGCCGCCGACAGCGGTCGGCTCATGCACCGGACCATCCTTGCTGGTGAGGAGCCGCTGGAATGA